The window GTAACTCCAAGGTAACCCAAGGTAACCCCAAGATAACCCCAAGGTAACTCCAAGGTAACCCCAAGGTAACTCCAAGGTAACCCAAGGTAACCCCAAGGTAACTCCAAGGTAACTCCAAGGTAACCCAAGTGAACTCCAAGGTAACTCCAAGGTAACCCCAAGGTAACTCCAAGGTAACCCAAGGTAACCCCAAGGTAACCCCAAGGTAACTCCAAGGTAACTCCAAGGTAACCCCAAGGTAACCCAAGGTAACCCCAAGGTAACCCAAGTGAACTCCAAGGTAACTCCAAGGTAACCCCAAGGTAACTCCAAGGTAACCCAAGGTAACCCCAAGGTAACTCCAAGGTAACCCAAGGTAACCCCAAGGTAACCCAAGGTAACCCCAAGGTAACCCCAAGGTAACCCCAAGGTAACTCCAAGGTAACCCCAAGTGAACTCCAAGGTAACTCCAAGGTAACCCCAAAGTAACCCAAGGTAACCCCAAGGTAACCCCAAGGTAACCCCAAGGTAACTCCAAGGTAACTCCAAGGTAACTCCAAGGTAACCCCAAGGTAACCCCAAGTGAACTCCAAGGTAACTCCAAGGTAACCCCAAGGTAACTCCAAGGTAACCCCAAGGTAACTCCAAGGTAACCCCAAGGTAACCCAAGGTAACCCCAAGGTAACTCCAAGGTAACCCAAGGTAACCCCAAGGTAACCCAAGGTAACCCCAAGGTAACCCCAAGGTAACTCCAAGGTAACTCCAAGGTAACTCCAAGGTAACCCAAggtacccctctctctctccccccctctctctcccccccctctctctctctctcccccacctctctctctcccccctctccctctctctcccccccctctctctccccccccctctttctctctccccccctctctctcccccctctctctcccccccccctctctcccccccccccctctttctctctccccccctctctctccacccctctctctcccccctctctctctctctccccccctctctttccccccctctctctcccccctctctctccccccccctctctctctcccccctctctctctctcccccctctctctctctcccccccctctctctctctcccccctctctccccccctctctctcccccccctctctctccacccctctctctcccccctctctctctctctccccccccccctctctctccacccccccctctctctctctctcccccccccctctctctccaccccccccctctctctctctcccccccctctctctcccccccctctctctctctccctcctctctccccccccctctctctcccccccccctctctctccacccctctctctcccccctctctctctctctccccccccctctctctccaccccccccctctctctctctcccccctctctcccccccctccctctataGGCCGTTCATGGGGCTGAACCATGGCTCTGCACTCAGTCATGCATCCGTATAGAAACTGAACCATCGTTGAGCAAGGGAACATATTTATAGCCCGAGTGTGATGTTTCACATTCCCTCTTTATCATCGTGCAGCAGCAGCCTGCTCAGTGTCGGTTTCATCCCGCACAGTGCAGCCTCACAGGGCATGTCATCGAAGCCCAGTGTGACCCGGAGGCCCGTGGCTCAGGAAATGTGATAGATCTGAatgtaaagatgatatttatttattttaaaaatggaagGATCGTTCGTAAATTGCGGAATCTTTCCAAATTCATAaaacaatggagaaaaaaagcctCAGTGGAtctttaatgtatttcattttcatccagACACAAAGCGGAATATATGTAACCTCACAGCCTACAATGGTTACAGCGTGTGGGATGAGTCTAATATCCGGCTGCTGTAAAAAGGTGCTCTTTTAATTCAAAGTGCGCAGTTCCTCTCTGCGGGTTTCGTGTGTGAGACACCTTCAGTGTCGCCCCGTAAAGTAGGACAGTCAACAGCGAGCTGTGCGCAGCAGTTGCCCAGAAACCAGAGAGCCAATAATGTCCCCACAGAGCCAGCACTGTTTATTCATGTGCGGCTGTCGCCATTGCGGCTCCCGCAGACTCACTTTTCACCGACTCGCAGCCAAATATGGAGACCGAGAGCCGCCGCGGCGCAGCGTCTCTGCGCTCCACGCGCAGACCGCGCAGGCTCGAGCCTTGATACCGTGAGGAAATGTCGGTCTACGGGCTATGACTATCAAAATGGTGGTTCATATTTCCACGGCAGCCACAACGCATCTTTTGTCCGCGGCGCGCCGCCTTTGTCTGCTCCAGTTTAAACAGAGCAGCTATAaacgtgtgcgcgtgtgtgcgcgcgtgtgtgcgtgtagttcAGGATGTTACACGTGACGAGCACGAAGACACACGACCTGCGTCCCTGTGTCGCGATGTCACAGTAAAGGATCCCACGTCTCACGAACCTCACACGGATGAGAACGATGCCTGTTTACTTGTTTATGTAATTATAGAACATATGAAGTCGGGATTTCATGCTTTAAAGCTCATGAAGAGCGCAGATCGAGAAggaatagagagaatgcacgtgtAGGCAATATTTCTCAATAATACAAAGATTTCGCATGTCAATTTGTCTCAAATAACTGTGAATATAATTGTTTGTATGTCAGTTTTTAGCTGCATCTGCCTGTGAAAGCCGCAACGTCTTTAACAATAATTGTTTTACTCATTTAATGAATACACTCCGCGCAGGCTGCATATCGTATTCATTTGAAATAGACACACTGGAAAAGAGGAAACGATCGAAGTGACAATCTGAACATGAAAACGATCCAGTATTGTGCTCATCCTCGATCGTGTGTGGagcatttttaattaattagatTCTCTTTTCAAATGGTAATTTGCTCAGTTGGACGTGGATGACCTGGAGGCCTTAGCAGGTAGAAGACCGCAAGATTAAGACAGGATGACGTGTCTCATGGCGACATTTAAGAttacaaattaataataataataattattattattctattttattttcatttaaaatgaatagctgattaaagtaaaacattgCACCTGAGGCATACAGAAAAATAAGTTGCAGCTCAGCCCTCTCATTTTCCACGTGTGTGGTTAATTTGTGTGATTAATATTCCGAGTAGATTTTATCGTCACGACCATATTTATTAGTGGTTCAACATATTCCAGAAAATCTTGTCTGCTGgtcaaaaaaacccaaatataaTACTAATGATACaatagtaatgataataatgataatagtaataattattTGCTTCTGAGTGcagaaatacatacattttaagtttaattaaatgattaGTTATTTGAAATAATagataaaacacaataataataatgctaataataatgaaaaataataataacaataatatttctGATTTATAATATTACCACTGCCATCAATAACCGAAATCTCACAGACCCTAATGACGACATTTACGAGCAGATCAAATTCAATATTTTCTAAGATGGTTATTGTCTATAAATGCAGTCAATATTCTTCCATTTATTGGCTCAATATTTTGTAAATTTCTTTACATGCAGAAAACTAAGAGGTAAACCACACTCTGCCCTGGATGAGGTCCAGTTGAACAAGTTACACCTTGACTCAAAACTCATCCAACACTTGAAATATTGTTGTTACTCCCTCTGAATAAAAAAAGCTGTGAATAATGTTTTTGAGTGAAGTAATCGACATTCACGCCGTCGTTTTGGACCATGTTTGCTCCTCGTGCAATTTGGCTCGTCTTATAAAATCATATAATAATGATTCTAAATAAACTGACGTCGCTTCATGTTTCCgtgaaatattgaaaaaaaatatatagcttCTGGAATGATCGTTAAAACCCGATAGTCTCTTTGAAGGGTTATAAAATCAAAGTCCAATTAAAAATGACACTACATTGCGGCGATTTCTTTTAACATTCATCCAAATCTGAAATAGTAAATTAATCTATATGGATTGTATTAActaatttttttcaaacaatcaGTCGTGCACCTTTAAATCAAAACCAAAGCTTGTCTGAGGGTGACTGGAAACGGGCGGATATCTGACCTTTTATGTTCCTTTCTGGCACATTTGAACGCAGGGATTTATATTGTAAGTATATtgatttaaattgtattgttgAATTATTCATGATTTAACTCGCATAGActaatacatacatatgtgttgtgtacatgtgtttagATTCCGATCTGTTGCGCCTGTGGATGACaccatgcattctctctctctctctctctctctctctctctctctctctctctctctctctctctctctgattgaatctcttatttttttattttgaacaaagtgaaattaaatgaatcTCTTGTTTTGGGCTGTATAGACCCCCTCAGGGACCTCCGGGGTCCGTGGACCCGCTGTGGTCGTGCTCGTCCCTCCGTGCCAGACATTCCTGTACAGCAGCCGGAGCAGCGGGACTCCTCCCCCTCGCTCACGGACCCGGAGCACGTAGCAACAACGGAGCCAATGTGCTGCTCCGCGATCCGTCCTTCCGACTGCGGTGCCTGGCAACAGAAAAAAGACGTGATGACGTCCTCTCCAGATTGCGTATTATGGGATGTGCGCAATTAAACAACCCGAAGAGGACACGGGGAAGcctaaaatattaaaaaagaccGACATAAACGAGGCGTATGGTGAATCATGGAGCTCTCGGCTGTCGGTGAGAGCGTCTTCGCCGCAGAGTCCATCATTAAACGGAGAATCAGACGGGTATTTGCCTCGTGTTCCACCCACGGCCGCTCTTACGTAACCATTGTTTGTCCGCCGTGGGCCACCCGCACCTGAATCTATCGGTTCTGTTTCGCAGGGTTGCTGGGAGTATCTGGTGAAATGGAAGGGCTGGTCCCAGAAGTGAGTATTGTAGCCGAGGCGGCGAAGGACAGCGCTCCATCCTGGCCGCTCCAACAACTGCACCACGTCCGCCTGTcggatatatatttatatgtatatattcggCTCGTGGAAGTGTGTTTTGGTTTCAATCATATCTCCGTTCTGTGTGCCGTGGTGCCGTCCACCATATGCATGCCCGGTGGCTCGTGCACGCCTGAGCTCCAGCCCACCGGGATGTCTCTCAGCCCCCACTAGCTTTAGCCCCGGCCGGGTTCACCATGTGTCACGGTCCGCTAGACGGAGGCTGTAATTGCGGCGACATCGCGGTGATAAAAGTATTCCaccgcgcgcgcgcgcgtgtgtgtgcgcgtgtgcgcgcatGCTCCTTGGCCTCAGGCGTGCACGAACAGCTCTCCTCTTCTCGTTGCACGCAGGTTCAGCACTTGGGAGCCGGAGGAAAACATTCTGGATGCGCGTCTCTTCGCTGCCTTCGAGGAGAGGTGAGGCCTCCATGCAGGACCCGGACCGCGCCGCGTCTTCCGGACCACAATGACGGCCGTTTGCATCAATGTCGACATTTGAGTCTTTCCATGTTTTTGTTCTCAAAGGAAGTGGTAACACGTGTCAGTGGAGCGACTTGAGTCTGTTTCCATAGTAATGGAACAGGTCATCTGACTCGTTATTTATTGTAACTTAACCTATTCAAATAAAAACTTCCTAAAACAACATTGTAGGGCCaactttataattatttattatagaATACATGAAAAAGATACATTTGTAAAAGCTTTTCGTTGTTTAGGGAGCGCGAGAAGGAGCTGTTTGGGCCGAAGAAGAGGGGTCCCAAACCCGAGACCTTCCTCTTGAAGGTGAGTGGATCTTTTGATGCATATCTTTGGGTTTCATTCCATCTTCACGCCTTCTGACGCGATACGGATGATGAGTCATTTTCATGATATGACAACAGTCCTAATTAATGTTTATGAAACTGTTGGATTAAACAAACGTGTGGAATGACAACTGCAACAGATGGAAATCCGTCAGTTACACCGTGCTTGTTTTTTACGAGGTTAAGTTGGGTTCGGTGCTTGTGAATTTTTAAACATCCTcgacatattatatattaagttGTATGTATGTGATGCAAAACAGTTTTAGGACGAGGCGTTCAGTGCAACCCGTCAGACCTGCAGCTGCTTCTGTTACTACTTTACATTTCCTGGAGATCTCCGGGAAAGCTCCTCTCGTAAACGGTATGTTGTCTGTCCCCAGGCCAAGGCCAAAGAAAAGATGTATGAATTCAAACGAGAGGCTCCAAGAGGGATCCAGGTTTCCTATCCCACCCCGGAGCCGGTCGTAACTCCGAGGGCCCGGGAGGGTTTACGGACCGTGGTTCCCACAATCTTTCCACCGAGCTCGGTCAACAGAGGGGAAAGTGTCCACATCCGCCCCCCAGAGCTGGAGCGGAGGCCCAGGCCGACTCCACCAGCTCCTCTGACAGTCCAAGAAACCGTTCGGTTCCCCAAGAAGAGAGGCCGCAAACCGAAGCTGCATGTCCGTTATGATGACGACGATGGAGGCAGCTCAGTAGAGCCGGACACCAAGCGGACCAGGCCACCGGAGGAGCCCAACATGTCGCGACGCTTGCTCCATCCCGGAGAGACGTCCGATCACAGCCTCATCCAGCTGACCCGGAGGTTTCAGGAGGAGACCACGATCACACCCAAACACAGCAGCCTCTCTTACGGCTGCGCATTCAGTCCAGATGTGCGCGGAAGTGATCCGGGGGCGCGCAGGACTAAATGCGAGTCCAGGTTGTCTCTTGGTCGGCCCGGCAGCTCCGCGGAGCACCGGAGGCACGAGGCGGAGGAGTGCCGTCTGCCCCGGGGACAACCTGCTGCCCTCTCCACGCAGTCCGAGTCCACCCACGACCAGTCCACGCGACCGGCCTCGACCTGGTCCCCCAGTTTCACCAGTCTGGACTCTGTGACCGTGACAGACGTCACCATGAACCTTTTGACAGTCACCGTCAGAGAAAGCAGCACCGAGAAAGGCTTCTTCCGGGGGAAAAGATGAGCAGGCCCGGGCTGCGGATGTAGGTTAGAAGCTCGTATATGCGTCCGTAATTGTTTAACAAGCTACTAACTAACGCGCTTACTGTAATACTATATTTTTGTCTATGTAACTGTCAAAcgtgtaaatacaaatatttaatacgctgctgagaaaataaaataaaaaagtgattgTGAGTTAATGTCTTTGACCTATCGTCTTGTTAAGATTAtactttgttgtctttttttagaaATTGTTCCACCATGTTATTCATTATAAAAAAACGTTATCGTATTAGACTTCCTTAAAATGCATTCAACTATTGATTGTAACGGTGTTCCCTAAATAGAAAAAAGGATGTAAGTTCAAAAGTTAGATCGAGTTTTAAATTAGAAGATTGAACATAATATCATGTTTTAACTTTAAAGCCACGTGAGTCTAACACGGTTCTTAATTCCCAAACCTTTTATTAATGTTTAGGAAGCTTCATCACGTCCAATAATATATAGGAATACATATCTCACTTTGCAGGACAGTTGTACTCCAACTTCAACATATGTAGAGGATTTAATAATTAGCCATGGCTCCTTAGTCTTTAATCTCAAACGCTGTAGCATTAGTTTTTGCTAATTCCTGTTTAGCAAGATTTAGTTTGTACGAAATATTCTTTACAACAATTTGGGTGAACGTGTTTGAACACATGCAAAAGCTAAAATAGGCTAATTTGTATTTaggaaaaaacatatttttctattGTAATTTTGAATGTGGTTTCTGTGATCTCACCGGTTCAAATCAGACTCAAGTTCCGGTAGTATTTTGCATTCGCGTTCATTTGAAGTTCTTTAATTTTTGGTTTTGCAAGTGAATGCTGAAAAGCTAAAATCATTTCTTATGGAAATATAAATAGCTTATACTGTGAGGCGCTGTTGGACCTGATTATTAAAATGTACCGTGCatattgttcatgtttcatcatcttcatcatcaccgcGGTGCTTACAGCCGGTAAGACGCCAACGggccatgatgatgatgatgatgatgatgatgatattaaTACTGTTACTTAGTGTCATCAGTGAGCCATTTGATTGCATACAGAACAAATAGAAGCTGGTGTTTCCCaaactgacctggtgtctgGTTGAGTGACCGGAGGacgtgtttttaaattattttttcaacGCGTTAAACTGTCATTTTAAGATGTATAGGTCGAAACGATTGTTTCTGTGTGCACACAGTTTGGATCACCTTGATCCTCCAGGCCTTTAATATGAAGGATCCAGGCTGCAGCACCCAGAGGCCACTTCTTCCAGGCACAGAGCCTCCATTCATTTGACGTTACTTTGTCTCTGAGACACGTGACCCAATCGGGCCATCCGGTACTGTACAGACTGTCCGTCTGGTTTCTGTCTCACCGACGGCCATTTAAAATGTGGCTTACATACTAATATCTGAATTTAGTCTTGTGGTTTAATGGAAAATGGTGGTTAGGTGCAGTTTTCACAAATGCATTTTGATgcaaaatgattttaaatgtgttgcaaCGTCGCCAACTGTGCATCGTCTAAAATGCATCACATATTCTATCATGCTCTGCATTCACCTCTAAATGGTGTCAATGCGTCTCGTTTCAAAGAATGGAGATATCACCCAAACATCCAGCGAAGCTTTTCCTGCAGCTGTGACAACATCTGGTCACATTCTCCAGGTGAGTCATTTACTCAACGACGTACTCATCAAGAACCTCAGCCCTTTGATGTGATGCTGCCCGGGGACCAT of the Cyclopterus lumpus isolate fCycLum1 chromosome 8, fCycLum1.pri, whole genome shotgun sequence genome contains:
- the cbx8a gene encoding chromobox protein homolog 8a, whose translation is MELSAVGESVFAAESIIKRRIRRGCWEYLVKWKGWSQKFSTWEPEENILDARLFAAFEEREREKELFGPKKRGPKPETFLLKAKAKEKMYEFKREAPRGIQVSYPTPEPVVTPRAREGLRTVVPTIFPPSSVNRGESVHIRPPELERRPRPTPPAPLTVQETVRFPKKRGRKPKLHVRYDDDDGGSSVEPDTKRTRPPEEPNMSRRLLHPGETSDHSLIQLTRRFQEETTITPKHSSLSYGCAFSPDVRGSDPGARRTKCESRLSLGRPGSSAEHRRHEAEECRLPRGQPAALSTQSESTHDQSTRPASTWSPSFTSLDSVTVTDVTMNLLTVTVRESSTEKGFFRGKR